From a single Fusarium fujikuroi IMI 58289 draft genome, chromosome FFUJ_chr03 genomic region:
- a CDS encoding related to glutamic acid decarboxylase yields the protein MRNPSPPPFEEHPRTTRDEGEGRTKRLFDEVVRWGVLFRTHRPDHAEARSIVPRQISFDSMSESGLTDEQLIPELRSIITKSTNLTSRDFLGFPDVTMCPAAVGAAPLIPLLNQNMVNPETCPPEATFVEMEVIHWLREALGYPVLGAYTKAMDVGGVFTPGGCLSNFVALLAAREKCFPGSCSNGIPVLPSKIRVLVPDIAENRSIRSAMAMMSLGENNIVPVPVDAEFHMDQEALRRIISQEKGLGNIVMACVAYAGDPTCLRIDDLYGLSQILKEKDIWFHVDACRGSQLAFLE from the coding sequence ATGAGAAACCCTTCCCCTCCACCTTTCGAAGAACACCCGAGAACCACAAGAGATGAAGGCGAGGGCAGGACTAAACGACTTTTTGACGAGGTCGTTAGATGGGGCGTCCTTTTTAGAACCCACAGACCTGATCATGCAGAAGCCCGGAGCATTGTGCCACGTCAAATCAGCTTCGACTCCATGTCAGAGTCCGGCCTTACAGACGAACAACTTATTCCCGAACTTAGATCCATTATTACGAAGAGTACTAACTTGACGTCTCGAGACTTTTTAGGATTTCCTGATGTTACTATGTGCCCTGCTGCAGTTGGGGCAGCCCCCTTGATACCACTTTTGAACCAAAACATGGTAAACCCAGAGACTTGTCCGCCAGAAGCAACCTTTGTGGAGATGGAAGTCATACACTGGTTGCGTGAGGCACTTGGCTATCCTGTACTTGGAGCCTACACCAAAGCCATGGATGTCGGCGGAGTCTTCACGCCTGGGGGCTGTCTCTCAAATTTTGTTGCACTTTTGGCTGCGAGAGAAAAGTGTTTCCCTGGATCATGCTCGAATGGTATTCCAGTGCTGCCGAGCAAGATCCGTGTGTTGGTACCAGACATTGCAGAGAATCGCTCAATACGCTCAGCCATGGCAATGATGTCTCTTGGAGAGAATAATATCGTACCCGTTCCCGTTGATGCCGAGTTTCATATGGATCAAGAAGCCTTAAGGCGCATCATCAGCCAAGAGAAGGGTCTAGGGAATATCGTAATGGCCTGTGTTGCATATGCAGGTGATCCAACGTGCTTGAGGATCGACGATTTATATGGTCTATCGCAGATCctgaaagagaaagatatctGGTTCCATGTCGACGCCTGTCGCGGCAGCCAACTTGCCTTTTTAGAGTAA
- a CDS encoding related to glutamic acid decarboxylase, with the protein MGRMIDGRLELTDAIELEVEHRPSLVLLGGTDINSCMFTYVPASVQRYCIEHNIRLSDSDLEKINQLNLHIQDIIHRERVYYIYGFPLQNCPHGRFIEPGKTVFVLHTLNGNTQSTMENVRGLLDRIEYLGRALLIDRQYICMGDTRGSSTNRLERAERKLTQKLYDLFDDKDFVAVVYVFRSVMEGEGILIDSEIPLHRRLLVTFEFAGQAAESGPPLDEAGHVSSISSTPEYLSSDEMLRRLAFNVLTTPNKIIAATTGGTNRLKSLETTAARKLVTAIQHLGQSEVSTADEFVNLVMSDGGQGKGKHLGYKPRHGVLEKLRKIFHDVQKNLID; encoded by the exons ATGGGCCGGATGATCGATGGCAGGCTTGAACTCACCGACGCGATCGAATTGGAGGTTGAACACCGACCAAGCCTCGTACTTTTGGGCGGAACCGACATCAACTCGTGCATGTTTACATACGTCCCTGCAAGTGTTCAGCGATATTGTATTGAACACAACATTCGTCTCTCAGATTCAGACTTGGAGAAAATCAACCAGCTGAATCTCCACATCCAAGATATCATCCACCGAGAACGTGTCTACTATATCTATGGGTTTCCTCTTCAAAATTGCCCGCATGGACGTTTCATAGAGCCTGGTAAGACAGTCTTTGTCCTACATACCTTGAATGGGAATACTCAGTCAACTATGGAGAATGTGAGAGGCTTGCTGGACAGAATCGAATACTTGGGACGGGCTCTTCTCATAGATCGCCAGTACATATGTATGGGGGACACTCGTGGCTCGTCAACAAATCGCCTAGAAAGAGCCGAAAGAAAGCTTACTCAAAAGCTGTATGACTTATTCGACGACAAGGACTTCGTAGCCGTTGTCTATG TCTTCCGCTCTGTGATGGAAGGAGAAGGGATCCTGATCGACTCTGAGATTCCGCTTCACCGAAGACTCCTAGTAACATTCGAATTCGCCGGCCAAGCTGCAGAGTCCGGACCTCCTTTGGACGAAGCGGGACATGTTTCAAGCATTTCTAGTACGCCAGAGTACTTATCATCTGACGAGATGTTGCGACGATTGGCATTCAACGTGCTTACAACTCCGAATAAGATCATCGCAGCCACGACCGGCGGTACTAATAGACTCAAGAGTCTGGAAACGACGGCAGCCAGAAAGTTGGTAACTGCGATTCAACATCTCGGACAGTCCGAAGTTAGTACGGCGGATGAGTTTGTGAATCTCGTAATGTCAGATGGTGGTCAGGGGAAGGGAAAACATCTTGGTTATAAGCCACGACACGGtgtcttggagaagcttcGCAAGATCTTTCACGATGTACAGAAAAACCTGATTGATTGA
- a CDS encoding related to small s protein: MPPYFGNLQGAISEYTRPSTRHLANNILCHVHYQLEDIENRFGISLGCNAFEELQRSTGLADAQLGQIPCGTEAWEEICDRLQCILSNLHHLQTALPMLCALNHSERSLRQSRISKAFEGTFSWVFQEQADDAIHVQSLLRRWLISDHSLFWVTGKPCSGKSTLMKFVSEHQDTRNLLQKWAGHRELLIVNHHFDATGLPIQRSFEGLLRSLVFGILSAKPNLLKNSPSSLGSASSTLPATFKLGHILSSITKNNVPVNMCFFIDGLDEYEGDNAKLCQLIEDLSSLPHVKVIVSSRPLAVFDDSLNISSEAKLSMEEANRGDINRYITFQLEGSHLQSYMDRSNYRDLDVESLGAQAQGNFLWAVLVTRFLLEEPSLLLDAYNGAENVADIPHNLPSLVKSVTKSSNFQACGKAAEYLTITREAKRSLAAEILYFHNFDFGNDMYAFVTPTDLLSPHDEKTKQLHHQVHRDIIQTCRGLLEVVDGQVAFVHRAVLELMHSEEFHNYLLTKVRKGFDSDLSVFKASVSWLKRKSFRSGEFIDLQPEPAAVSLAYVKSLSKFHKKLASTLPDFQDTFNQPVDVYWMTKVVNIRGGFRNVCKHEIWLDVVKDLGYSDDTAISVSDSLKKLYERWLHPYEEHLHQKKLEEHDPMKDIEDLVQSLRKCLEYARRCDQKENTVATTWALLDNIEESLLSMTARNQFNISDISMTRGIYRHLVIESGIQRYIANKLWVDPGYCDNKYSQNYRSPLCSALGAASHNLHPAHLSPESIDMSLFKSLLALGHKPNKFHLTGETPWVTFVNTHVPDTLCNSFPRLGQEIMLNFWTRNRGRGKFQFGSSFSCWLIGYRLLNMPMFERVFSMMLERAPHIPDSRALLELKSDGETYEWIPFPLWAISADNFALPNVSDSSLSDADFVFRVFAGVCEKNLDNLEMSERSRKYLSSYFLPDYPELGRQILMLIPGSDSRTIGFTTITSATRDRNTDSISGRNSTVATSIELPEGIEVESTKEGAVCNSTRAEVDAIMDEVGSIQSIEEDIQSHNSSIARTPVIIAAERQIGDLLSRHPDLRFIIDISSELMPKERLERNVRRSLKHLYLKLREYTEKNIETQVLTTRMLKGRRSRTRISKRAVDGGLATSTPRNSNEEDEEIRPSFRKDRAYLNNWILKTELSARPDEKPQQPADETSDTKLTEDNDDVYDEIESDSGDFQAVQIAEEFLLKGPPFRAFLGHLGLSLLPDTLRQVMQLAAWDTIEMIDTPAEVSISDQIKLAAEKATGSPWDWWPLKPPEVPLPRGYVRMNWACHCGKPLSIDITPSQAQVIERMTKNHTAFAEDHHKVAHTRRNIFQGFTAWFKWNSGALLPVSTPVSQGSQQPPGVGGNNRIQQGATTTEQNNIPPVAIHDLRILFGVPMGLKTLHVIPIPVHQPDSNVFTQLKAEYLKTRGRWRAWFSFWQLSHCNFVKFESITRNIVVACGQDLPKASDLDYDYAPKPPQASIPPVHPHIFEAAFNSCTGGKCRNLSPFHDCYEFEETTYIKRIPKKKTPLSPGTIDIPIWGLEARHCISCFHVIIYHLLILIPPFVLWGWWMSRHPDDIQSASVPMTIVLAMISMFWSATGIMKQFRGES, encoded by the exons ATGCCTCCATATTTTGGGAATCTCCAAGGCGCGATCAGTGAGTATACTCGACCAAGTACTCGCCACTTGGCGAA CAACATCTTATGTCATGTGCATTACCAATTGGAAGACATTGAAAATCGCTTCGGCATTTCTCTAGGATGCAATGCTTTTGAAGAGCTCCAACGGTCTACAGGCCTTGCTGACGCTCAACTCGGCCAAATTCCTTGCGGAACAGAGGCTTGGGAAGAAATCTGTGACAGACTGCAATGCATATTATCCAACCTTCACCACTTACAGACGGCACTCCCAATGTTATGCGCCCTCAACCATAGCGAGAGATCACTTCGCCAGAGTAGGATCTCGAAAGCCTTTGAGGGAACGTTCTCCTGGGTCTttcaagaacaagcagaCGATGCCATCCATGTTCAATCTTTGTTGCGTCGCTGGCTTATTTCAGATCACAGCCTCTTCTGGGTCACAGGAAAACCATGCTCGGGGAAATCGACATTGATGAAATTTGTTTCCGAACATCAGGATACCCGAAATTTACTGCAGAAATGGGCTGGGCATAGGGAGCTGTTGATCGTCAATCACCACTTTGATGCTACGGGTCTACCAATCCAGAGATCGTTTGAGGGACTCCTAAGGTCCCTCGTATTTGGAATTCTCAGTGCGAAGCCAAATCTCTTGAAGAATTCGCCGTCCAGCCTTGGCTCAGCATCGAGCACCCTGCCGGCAACTTTCAAATTAGGACACATATTAAGCTCCATAACAAAGAACAATGTTCCTGTTAACATGTGTTTCTTTATCGATGGGCTGGATGAATATGAGGGAGATAATGCTAAGTTGTGTCAACTGATAGAAGATCTATCGTCTCTCCCCCATGTCAAAGTCATTGTCTCTAGCAGACCATTGGCTGTGTTTGATGATTCACTCAATATCTCCTCCGAAGCCAAACTATCTATGGAAGAGGCCAATCGAGGAGATATCAACAGATATATCACATTTCAGTTGGAGGGAAGCCATCTGCAAAGCTATATGGACCGTTCGAACTATAGGGATCTTGATGTCGAGTCCCTTGGTGCTCAAGCACAGGGGAACTTCCTCTGGGCTGTTTTGGTAACTCGCTTTCTCCTTGAGGAGCCGTCTCTTTTGCTTGATGCCTACAACGGAGCAGAGAATGTTGCAGACATCCCCCACAACCTACCAAGCCTAGTCAAGAGTGTGACAAAATCCTCGAACTTCCAGGCTTGTGGAAAAGCTGCTGAGTATCTGACAATCACTCGCGAAGCAAAACGAAGCCTAGCTGCCGAAATTCTCTACTTTCACAACTTCGACTTTGGCAATGACATGTACGCTTTTGTGACACCAACGGACCTTTTGTCGCCCCACGACGAGAAAACAAAACAACTGCATCACCAGGTTCATCGCGACATCATACAGACATGTAGAGGACTGCTGGAAGTTGTCGATGGACAAGTTGCCTTCGTGCATCGAGCTGTTTTGGAATTGATGCATTCTGAAGAGTTTCATAACTACTTACTCACCAAAGTTCGGAAAGGGTTCGATTCCGATCTCTCAGTCTTCAAAGCGTCAGTTTCTTGGCTCAAGCGCAAATCTTTCAGGAGCGGCGAATTCATCGACTTACAGCCTGAGCCGGCAGCGGTCAGTCTAGCGTATGTGAAGAGCCTTTCGAAATTCCATAAGAAATTAGCAAGTACCTTGCCGGATTTTCAAGATACATTCAATCAACCAGTCGACGTTTACTGGATGACAAAGGTTGTCAACATCCGAGGAGGCTTTCGCAACGTGTGCAAGCACGAAATATGGTTGGATGTTGTCAAAGACTTGGGTTATAGCGACGATACTGCAATATCAGTTTCAGACtcactcaagaagctgtatgagcgatggcttcatccaTACGAAGAGCATCTGCACCAAAAGAAGCTAGAAGAACACGATCCCATGAAAGATATTGAAGACCTTGTTcagagcttgaggaagtgTCTTGAATATGCACGACGTTGCgaccaaaaagaaaacaccgTTGCCACAACCTGGGCACTACTTGACAACATAGAAGAATCTCTGTTGTCCATGACTGCGAGGAATCAATTCAACATATCAGATATATCTATGACAAGGGGCATTTACCGTCATCTTGTGATTGAATCTGGTATTCAGAGATACATTGCGAACAAACTCTGGGTTGACCCAGGATATTGTGACAACAAATATTCACAGAACTACCGATCACCTCTTTGTTCTGCGCTTGGTGCAGCATCACATAACCTTCATCCTGCGCATCTAAGCCCAGAGTCTATTGACATGTCTCTATTCAAATcacttcttgctcttggtcaTAAGCCAAATAAGTTTCACCTTACAGGGGAGACACCCTGGGTAACTTTTGTAAATACCCACGTTCCTGACACGTTATGCAATTCATTCCCGAGGCTTG GCCAGGAGATCATGTTGAACTTCTGGACAAGAAATCGAGGACGTGGAAAGTTCCAGTTTGGTTCAAGTTTCTCATGCTGGCTCATTGGGTACCGACTTTTGAACATGCCAATGTTCGAACGTGTTTTCAGTATGATGTTGGAGAGGGCCCCTCATATCCCAGATTCAAGAGCTTTACTGGAACTCAAATCTGATGGCGAAACATATGAATGGATTCCTTTTCCGTTATGGGCAATCAGTGCTGACAATTTTGCCCTACCTAACGTGTCAGATTCTAGCCTATCTGATGCTGATTTTGTATTCAGGGTGTTTGCAGGAGTCTGTGAAAAGAATCTGGATAACCTGGAAATGTCTGAAAGGTCTCGAAAATACCTTTCGAGTTACTTCCTTCCAGACTACCCGGAGCTTGGCAGACAAATCCTGATGCTCATTCCCGGAAGCGACTCTAGGACGATAGGTTTCACAACAATCACCTCAGCCACGCGGGACAGAAACACAGATAGCATTAGTGGTCGAAATTCTACGGTTGCGACGTCAATTGAGCTTCCAGAAGGTATAGAGGTTGAATCTACTAAAGAAGGTGCAGTGTGCAATAGTACGAGAGCAGAGGTGGATGCCATAATGGACGAAGTTGGCTCGATTCAGTCAATCGAAGAAGACATCCAGTcacacaacagcagcattgCGCGAACTCCAGTTATCATCGCCGCTGAGCGTCAAATTGGTGATTTGCTTTCCCGGCATCCGGATCTCCGTTTTATCATTGATATATCCTCAGAACTCATGCCAAAGGAAAGGCTCGAGCGCAATGTGCGGAGATCACTGAAGCATTTGTACCTGAAACTCAGAGAATACACGGAAAAGAACATCGAAACCCAGGTTCTGACGACTCGAATGCTTAAAGGGCGACGTTCAAGGACTAGAATCTCAAAAAGAGCTGTCGATGGCGGGTTAGCAACATCAACTCCAAGGAATAgcaatgaagaagacgaagaaatcAGGCCAAGTTTCCGGAAGGATCGAGCTTATCTCAACAACTGGATATTGAAAACGGAACTGTCTGCGAGACCAGATGAGAAGCCTCAGCAGCCAGCAGATGAGACTAGTGACACCAAACTTACAGAAGATAATGACGACGTGTACGATGAAATAGAAAGCGATTCCGGAGATTTCCAAGCAGTTCAAATCGCAGAAGAATTCCTCCTGAAGGGTCCTCCTTTCCGGGCGTTCTTGGGGCACCTTGGACTCTCTTTGTTACCTGATACTCTCAGACAGGTCATGCAATTAGCTGCTTGGGATACCATTGAAATGATCGACACCCCGGCTGAAGTCTCAATTTCTGATCAAATCAAGCTTGCTGCGGAAAAGGCGACCGGCAGCCCCTGGGATTGGTGGCCACTCAAACCGCCAGAAGTACCTTTGCCAAGGGGCTACGTACGAATGAACTGGGCCTGT CATTGCGGCAAGCCGCTTTCGATAGACATTACTCCCTCTCAAGCACAAGTCATTGAGAGAATGACCAAGAACCATACCGCGTTCGCTGAGGACCATCACAAAGTCGCCCATACCAGGCGAAATATCTTCCAAGGGTTCACAGCGTGGTTCAAATGGAACTCCGGAGCCCTTTTACCTGTCTCGACGCCAGTATCCCAAGGTAGTCAACAACCGCCTGGTGTGGGGGGCAACAACCGAATCCAGCAGGGGGCGACTACTACAGAGCAGAACAACATCCCGCCTGTGGCTATTCATGATCTGAGGATCTTGTTTGGAGTACCCATGGGGCTTAAGACGCTACATGTGATCCCAATCCCGGTCCATCAACCAGATAGCAACGTTTTCACACAGTTGAAGGCCGAGTATTTAAAAACGCGAGGCCGATGGAGAGCTTGGTTCTCTTTCTGGCAGCTCAGTCACTGCAATTTCGTTAAG TTCGAGAGCATTACCCGCAACATTGTTGTCGCATGTGGTCAAGATCTGCCAAAGGCTAGCGACTTAGACTACGATTATGCACCAAAGCCTCCTCAAGCATCAATACCACCTGTTCATCCACATATCTTTGAAGCTGCATTCAACAGCTGCACTGGCGGTAAATGCCGAAACCTCTCTCCTTTTCACGACTGCTACGAGTTTGAAGAAACGACTTACATAAAGAGAATTCCAAAGAAAAAGACGCCACTTTCACCTGGAACGATTGATATCCCCATCTGGGGTCTCGAAGCCCGACATTGCATCTCGTGCTTTCATGTTATTATATATCACTTGCTTATTCTCATTCCTCCTTTTGTATTGTGGGGATGGTGGATGAGTAGACATCCCGATGACATACAAAGCGCATCTGTTCCCATGACTATTGTTTTGGCAATGATTTCCATGTTTTGGAGTGCTACGGGAATTATGAAGCAATTTCGTGGCGAGTCATAG
- a CDS encoding related to enoyl-CoA hydratase/isomerase encodes MSFLLNMIYGKFTTIPPQKEDCTGKVVIITGGNGGIALEAARHFTQLNAARVILACRGLEKGEHAKKDIEETTGKHNVVEVWHLDLALHDSVREFADRVNKLDRVDVLINNAGLLVFKRELIEGHESMLSINVISTALLTLLVLPVLRQTSTRFNTIPHIVICRLPVQETNIIKALDEQPSVLEHYNKTKLVQLIFMTQLAKAIEVSGKGHIIVNGVHPGFCCTPLFDNTPWPFNLIFKGLLALFGRAPEVGSRALLAGAFADESLNGKFMSNGTFHELPRIMQGDEGEKMCRKVWEELSGVLEGIEPGVTNKI; translated from the exons ATGTCGTTCCTGTTGAATATGATCTATGGCAAATTCACCACAATACCACCGCAAAAGGAAGATTGCACAGGCAAAGtagtcatcatcactggGGGAAACGGCG GCATTGCTCTCGAGGCAGCGCGACACTTTACCCAATTGAACGCTGCCAGAGTAATCCTCGCATGTCGCGGTCTTGAGAAGGGTGAACACGCAAAGAAAGATATTGAAGAGACAACTGGAAAGCATAACGTCGTCGAGGTTTGGCACCTAGATCTCGCATTGCATGATAGTGTTCGCGAGTTTGCAGATCGTGTCAATAAGTTGGACCGAGTAGATGTCTTGATCAACAATGCaggtcttcttgtctttaAGCGTGAGCTTATCGAGGGTCATGAGTCCATGCTGAGCATTAATGTAATCTCGACGGCTCTACTTACACTCCTTGTTCTCCCTGTTTTAAGGCAAACGTCGACCAGGTTTAACACTATCCCACATATTGTTATT TGTCGCCTTCCCGTACAAGAGACAAATATCATCAAAGCTCTTGATGAGCAGCCAAGTGTCCTTGAACACTACAACAAGACGAAGCTCGTTCAACTCATATTCATGACCCAACTCGCCAAAGCTATTGAAGTGTCTGGAAAAGGCCATATCATCGTCAATGGCGTGCATCCTGGCTTCTGCTGCACACCACTCTTCGATAACACGCCCTGGCCATTCaatcttatatttaaagggcTTCTTGCACTTTTTGGACGAGCTCCGGAGGTGGGATCCCGTGCTCTACTGGCTGGAGCGTTTGCAGATGAAAGCTTGAACGGAAAGTTTATGTCTAACGGCACTTTTCATGAACTGCCCAGGATTATGCAGGgggatgaaggagagaagaTGTGTAGAAAGGTCTGGGAGGAGTTGAGTGGGGTTTTGGAGGGGATTGAGCCCGGGGTAACAAATAAAATCTAG